A single genomic interval of Osmia lignaria lignaria isolate PbOS001 chromosome 9, iyOsmLign1, whole genome shotgun sequence harbors:
- the LOC117609291 gene encoding uncharacterized protein LOC117609291: protein MIRWSPSVDRKSPRFSLTLSKLTLFPPFVHKNDESFFETTKEKPKKTRRDRRPPTKKETISLGDNISTCKSHLAESSAKNDPAEYVLCKDDCGWKTMTCKELHDTIEEETKKFTRVIFDIPHEDQEEEEEYEFEDETDPDEEKDEMGSWELGECESFSSLSDNEEEPNTTDPCMSHELYLPYYKIQRPRYFESTNTESGNIIIRLPRRPRSPVRQILPDKFELKNAYMEWDRKRRVSERRKYLEESKERISYSIGRLSMAPIDERTLISSMVLQMVCEQVTLTLMDVEIDVDVQTFVNIAAVWALSELDIFDYGGLLDERYTQPENARFFNWKQQDIIDVMGTGGMRKILMGAYRPPFNRNLFTNFHRRLPWPSVSPSHARGYPKFYPNVRERIDEKTKGSEEAPSKLTHVPNLTCFHLREVLDKSYVAYRRKSKSFFLRFFSTEEKSDLFIQLLSLM from the exons atgatcaGATGGAGTCCCAGTGTAGACAGAAAGTCCCCGAGATTCTCCTTAACATTGTCAAAATTGACCCTCTTTCCACCGTTTGTACATAAAAATGATGAATCATTTTTTGAAACGACAAAGGAAAAGCCAAAGAAAACCCGTCGTGATCGCCGCCCACCCACTAAAAAGGAAACAATTTCCTTGGGTGATAATATTTCTACGTGTAAGAGTCATCTGGCAGAATCTTCCGCGAAAAATGACCCAGCAGAGTATGTTTTGTGCAAAGATGATTGCGGATGGAAGACAATGACGTGCAAAGAGCTTCATGATACAATTGAGGAGGAAACAA AGAAATTTACGCGTGTCATTTTCGACATTCCTCACGAGGatcaggaagaagaagaggagtacGAGTTTGAGGATGAAACGGACCCTGACGAGGAAAAGGATGAAATGGGGTCGTGGGAGTTGGGTGAATGCGAAAGTTTTTCATCCCTTAGCGATAACGAAGAAGAACCGAACACCACAGATCCGTGCATGTCCCATGAATT GTACCTTCCATACTATAAGATACAAAGACCAAGATATTTTGAATCCACAAACACCGAGTCAGGAAATATTATCATTCGTTTGCCTAGAAGACCTCGATCTCCCGTTAG ACAAATTCTACCGGACAAGTTTGAACTGAAAAACGCTTACATGGAATGGGACCGGAAACGACGGGTCTCGGAGAGGAGAAAATACTTGGAGGAATCGAAAGAGCGCATTTCATATTCGATCGGACGTTTATCCATGGCACCAATCGACGAACGTACTCTGATCAGCTCTATGGTTCTTCAAATGGTTTGCGAACAGGTCACATTGACCCTGATGGATGTGGAGATTGATGTTGACGTTCAAACTTTCGTTAATATCGCTGCTGTCTGGGCATTGTCCGAGTTGGACATTTTTGATTATGGCGGGTTATTGGATGAGAGATATACTCAACCAGAAAACGCGAGGTTTTTCAATTGGAAAC AACAAGATATTATCGATGTAATGGGAACTGGAGGGATGCGGAAGATCTTGATGGGAGCTTATAGACCACCGTTCAATCGCAACCTCTTCACGAATTTTCATCGTCGTTTACCTTGGCCTTCTGTGAGCCCGTCGCACGCACGAGGATACCCTAAGTTCTACCCGAATGTTCGTGAACGGATCGATGAGAAAACGAAAGGAAGCGAGGAAGCACCGTCCAAACTGACCCATGTGCCTAATTTGACTTGCTTCCATCTTAGAGAAGTTTTGGATAAATCTTACGTGGCGTATAGAAGAAAATCGAAATCCTTCTTCCTCAGATTCTTTTCTACTGAAGAGAAGAGTGATTTGTTTATACAGTTATTGAGTTTGATGTAA